A genome region from Eurosta solidaginis isolate ZX-2024a chromosome 2, ASM4086904v1, whole genome shotgun sequence includes the following:
- the LOC137239418 gene encoding uncharacterized protein: protein MKMPRSDVSAKWNSLRCSFRAAFNKMGQTQSGSKAIITLSNPLHISLTFLEPLLHSEASTPNLKNKSQDPLLAPSSEHTSKECSPTPSPSKPKRRKFDDYEDDAYAKHVEQCSESVSATTKCDSWDDAGQFVVSNGRLWEAENPQYANEFKTKIYELVCRYQRRLTEVYPVYSTEYL from the exons ATGAAAATGCCCAGATCCGACGTGTCGGCAAAATGGAACAGTCTTCGCTGCTCTTTTCGC GCAGCATTTAATAAAATGGGACAGACCCAAAGTGGCTCAAAAGCAATAATTACACTATCAAACCCCTTGCACATATCTCTTACATTTTTAGAGCCTTTGCTGCATAGTGAAGCGTCAACACCAAACCTGAAAAAC aaaagccAAGACCCATTATTAGCACCCTCTTCTGAGCACACTTCTAAAGAATGTTCTCCGACACCATCACCGTCCAAACCCAAGCGCCGCAAATTTGATGATTACGAGGACGATGCTTACGCAAAACATGTTGAGCAATGCTCAGAATCTGTAAGTGCCACTACAAAATGTGATTCTTGGGATGATGCTGGACAATTCGTTGTCTCGAATGGACGTTTGTGGGAAGCAGAAAATCCACAATATGCTAACGAATTTAAAACTAAGATCTATGAACTTGTGTGCCGATATCAAAGGCGCTTAACAGAG GTCTACCCGGTTTATTCAACGGAATATCTGTAG